A region of the Fibrobacter sp. UBA4297 genome:
CAGGCAACACGCTCAGGTTCCAAACGTCAAAATAGCAACGCTGCACCGTTTTGCGTTTGCCATCACACGTAATTGTGTCCTGCGAATCCACATCGAGTTTCACCGGGTAGAACCGTGTATTCAAAAGCGATGCGACAGTCGGGTCTGAATAAGTGTTAGCATCCATGATGCGGCAAGGCACGCACCAGTCCGCATAAAGGTCCACAAAGATAAGCTTGTTCGAATCTTTAGCCTTTTTCAAAGCCTCGGTGTAATCCATCCAACGCACAAGATTCGGCTTTGATGGAGGAGCTGCAAAAGCAGAGAGCACAAGGCCAAGGACCAAAACCACCCACATACACGCCTTCATCATTTACGTCCCTTCT
Encoded here:
- a CDS encoding thioredoxin family protein, whose translation is MMKACMWVVLVLGLVLSAFAAPPSKPNLVRWMDYTEALKKAKDSNKLIFVDLYADWCVPCRIMDANTYSDPTVASLLNTRFYPVKLDVDSQDTITCDGKRKTVQRCYFDVWNLSVLPAFVLIAPNGLSIMTVKDSFTAEEMKYLLLQILDKEKEWISK